The following proteins are co-located in the Ruminococcaceae bacterium KH2T8 genome:
- a CDS encoding diguanylate cyclase (GGDEF) domain-containing protein: MIAGINVKDDLTGLYVLSWLMTRTGPDGPIRLVPGMSFYFFNVMNFRTFNRRFGYEAGNEYLCALADNLTAVFDTGIVARAGGDHFAVIATDLDKEAAIRKLEEFNAAMAEHDRGLKIHIKTGVYIADENDDDITVMLDRAKVACDLINGVYDRDIEVFDGEMKYKNDMKHYVIEHFEEAFEKDYITVYYQPVTRALTGRVCGFEALARWVDPVKGVISPGIFVDVMESVRVVHRLDSFIIDRVCQDIRGIIDSGLPCQPVSVNLSQLDFELCDITDVVFSTMKKYDIPENLIAIEITESAVASGMKKLDEKIREFRAHGLEVWIDDFGSGYSSFSNLQNHDFDTLKIDMGFVRGIGNNPKSEVIIASIVSMSKRLGLASLAEGVETEEQYEFLRRIGCGLIQGYFFGKPEPYENRVTKTSKVAVQPEEPSRRAYYDKICSVNLLSNNPHAIISDFDYQPFNSYNSLPILLIEVDWTDYTVSFLYINNAYRKFMESIGIRSTDEIESFFGPEARENMRKVYEEAENNPDEVLSFNVDLDEKTVIKCRIRFLARAGETCAYSFSARLKDS, translated from the coding sequence ATGATCGCCGGAATTAACGTTAAAGATGACCTTACGGGCCTTTATGTCCTGTCGTGGCTTATGACGAGGACCGGTCCGGACGGCCCTATCAGGCTTGTTCCCGGCATGTCTTTTTATTTCTTCAACGTAATGAACTTTAGGACATTCAACCGCAGGTTCGGATACGAAGCGGGTAATGAATATCTGTGCGCTTTAGCTGATAATCTTACTGCAGTATTTGATACGGGCATCGTGGCTCGCGCGGGAGGCGACCATTTCGCCGTTATCGCGACAGACCTCGATAAAGAGGCTGCGATAAGAAAGCTCGAAGAGTTTAATGCGGCAATGGCTGAGCATGACCGCGGTCTTAAGATCCATATAAAGACAGGTGTCTATATTGCAGACGAAAACGATGACGATATCACCGTGATGCTCGACAGGGCCAAGGTTGCCTGCGACCTGATAAACGGCGTATATGACCGTGATATCGAAGTCTTTGACGGCGAGATGAAGTACAAAAATGACATGAAGCACTATGTCATCGAGCACTTTGAGGAGGCCTTTGAGAAAGACTATATCACCGTATATTATCAGCCCGTTACCAGAGCTCTTACCGGCAGAGTCTGCGGATTTGAAGCTCTGGCCAGATGGGTCGACCCCGTTAAGGGCGTTATCTCTCCCGGTATCTTCGTAGATGTAATGGAGAGCGTAAGAGTCGTACACAGGCTCGATTCGTTCATCATTGACCGCGTATGCCAGGATATTCGAGGAATAATCGATTCGGGACTTCCTTGTCAGCCTGTATCCGTTAATCTCTCGCAACTTGATTTCGAGCTCTGTGATATTACTGACGTAGTATTCTCGACCATGAAGAAGTACGATATCCCGGAGAATCTTATTGCGATCGAGATCACCGAGAGTGCGGTCGCTTCGGGCATGAAGAAGCTCGATGAGAAGATTAGGGAATTCAGAGCGCACGGACTCGAAGTATGGATCGACGATTTCGGTTCCGGTTACAGCTCCTTCAGTAATCTTCAGAATCACGATTTCGATACTCTCAAGATAGATATGGGGTTTGTAAGGGGAATAGGTAATAACCCGAAGTCCGAGGTGATAATCGCTTCAATCGTCAGCATGTCCAAGAGACTCGGGCTCGCGTCCCTCGCCGAAGGTGTCGAGACGGAAGAGCAGTACGAGTTCTTGAGGCGTATAGGATGCGGACTTATTCAGGGATATTTTTTCGGAAAGCCTGAGCCGTATGAAAACCGTGTGACGAAGACGAGTAAAGTAGCGGTACAGCCTGAAGAACCTTCAAGACGCGCATATTACGATAAGATATGTTCGGTCAATCTGCTTTCGAATAATCCTCATGCGATCATCAGTGATTTCGACTATCAGCCGTTCAACAGCTATAACAGTCTGCCGATATTGCTTATCGAGGTGGACTGGACTGACTATACGGTTAGTTTTCTTTATATCAATAATGCCTACAGGAAGTTCATGGAATCTATCGGCATCAGGAGTACCGATGAGATCGAGTCTTTCTTCGGACCTGAGGCCCGTGAGAATATGAGAAAGGTCTATGAGGAAGCCGAGAACAACCCTGATGAGGTTCTGAGCTTTAACGTTGATCTCGATGAGAAGACGGTGATCAAATGCCGTATCAGGTTCCTTGCAAGAGCAGGAGAAACCTGTGCTTACAGCTTCTCGGCAAGGCTCAAGGATTCCTGA
- a CDS encoding aldose 1-epimerase has translation MGVTTEEYVGKSSSCKALTIESSWGASAKIIEYGARIAELYIPDKDGNIADIMLGLKDLDEYMDDGANHGAVVGRSANRIANTRYEIDGVKYEAPNNDFGNNLHGGSPSYQNVFWDSKVISSAEANEIIKASGISGIVDVEGDAVLLHYVSPDGACSFPGNLDSYVLYGWLKDRTLLILYKATADKKTIFSPTNHSYFNLGGHNSGYVGNSILQIDADKVTKKVKACPNGEYIDVEGTIFDFRKGAPVSQVLTLDNEQTHDSLGIDQNFCVNGERGKFNLVATLKDDRSSRVMEVLTDMPGLQIYAGNHLAGNNQKGDIPYKQYGAICLEAQMYPNAVNVPGFESPLIDAGKTAYHVCGYRFS, from the coding sequence ATGGGTGTAACAACTGAAGAATATGTGGGAAAGAGCTCGTCCTGCAAGGCTCTCACGATAGAGAGCAGCTGGGGAGCGAGCGCAAAGATCATAGAATACGGAGCAAGGATAGCGGAACTTTATATCCCCGATAAGGACGGCAATATCGCCGACATCATGCTGGGACTTAAGGACCTCGACGAATATATGGATGATGGCGCCAATCACGGTGCTGTCGTCGGAAGATCCGCAAATCGTATAGCTAATACGAGATATGAGATCGACGGCGTTAAGTACGAGGCACCGAATAACGATTTCGGCAATAACCTCCACGGAGGATCGCCTTCTTATCAGAATGTATTCTGGGACAGCAAGGTCATCTCTTCCGCTGAGGCAAATGAGATCATCAAGGCTTCCGGTATCTCGGGTATCGTTGATGTCGAAGGTGATGCGGTTCTACTTCACTATGTATCGCCTGACGGAGCCTGCAGCTTCCCGGGTAACCTCGATTCATATGTACTCTACGGGTGGCTCAAGGACAGGACGCTCCTGATCCTTTATAAGGCTACGGCTGATAAGAAGACTATCTTCAGTCCGACCAACCATTCGTATTTTAATCTCGGCGGACATAACTCGGGATATGTCGGAAATAGTATCCTGCAGATCGATGCCGATAAGGTAACGAAGAAAGTTAAGGCCTGCCCTAACGGTGAGTATATCGATGTCGAAGGAACGATCTTTGACTTCAGGAAAGGTGCTCCCGTAAGTCAGGTGCTGACTCTCGATAATGAGCAGACTCATGATTCGCTCGGTATCGACCAGAACTTCTGCGTCAACGGCGAAAGAGGTAAGTTCAACCTTGTAGCAACTCTTAAGGACGACAGGTCGTCACGAGTCATGGAAGTCTTAACGGATATGCCGGGACTTCAGATCTATGCGGGAAATCATCTTGCAGGTAACAATCAGAAAGGAGATATCCCGTATAAGCAGTACGGCGCGATCTGTCTTGAGGCTCAGATGTATCCCAATGCAGTCAATGTCCCCGGCTTTGAGTCGCCGCTTATAGATGCGGGAAAGACCGCTTACCACGTTTGCGGTTACAGGTTCAGCTGA
- a CDS encoding Cna protein B-type domain-containing protein, whose protein sequence is MKTGKIRKVICSLLAASVLTATMSVTTFADGYGEHGIGVIFAYGGDHDDITFQGGWHKPASGNRFAVFYTTDDRQVLYCLEPGNHRDDDSTASRQDPDYIRNNLSNRCLSGAEIENFISLIMTYGYNGSVDGGQEVIDMGVFNEPITSAGGTMTVQLYEACQILIWETMVGERNSRFEYVAPDEGYSPVRSIHTTSGDSGDAFDEYYDHIVSYVKTHYDTPSFTVRSLSSAYSMEAVKPGDDDVIRFTDESDGTYMSNWDFDVIDRDGNVISGADVSKDGEDIEVTIPEDVSEAYLRATYNVTSRGAVAWSSDGYWAVGSDTQDLAQYNSVSPKVCYAKLGRDTGSITVHKSSDYGVIEGVEFDVYRTSGGTRNLITTMTTDSNGTASVDGLLLGTYEVEEHVPDLTSCNWDDTPVVTLSASSLDADLYVTNTVDTVIRLHKTDAVTGEDIGYTTFAICKDSDEDGYISNSEREAQVEVRDDDGDSYIEFTGLGIGRYVITETEAYGNYEINEEEIVVNIEEPVIYDVTCEDDAFGSITVTKTDSEDQDRTLSGAVFAVYCDNDSDGLYDGSVDTIYGVMSETDDAGVYTITDLPRQDYLVREVSSPDGYELDTTYYPVTVSINDLHMTCSNNSYGTFSNRNGIAGTNFIDAATGDDETPSLGEEIYLTDNVSYQGLIAGEEYSLHMELMDKTTGEALTDENGDAITSDIVFIPEDSEGVTQITVSVDSYMLAGKVTVAYETMYRDGKIVGVHADINDEDQTLRFPAIGTQATGGNGSDKTITSVEETVIVDHVAYQNLIPGRDYRVTGTLMVQSTGEELQIGGESVVASTDFTAEEGAGEADVRFVFDAQELEGDVVVFEEVYDMKTGVKITEHKDINYKGQTVTLIKKNVPHIPSIPSIPGVPSVPEITETLTSTLPVPETGEGMSFVRNIGITILATGAIVFISLGLEGIKEKKKR, encoded by the coding sequence ATGAAGACAGGTAAGATCAGGAAGGTGATTTGTTCTTTGCTCGCGGCGTCAGTATTGACTGCAACAATGTCCGTGACTACTTTCGCGGACGGCTACGGTGAGCATGGGATCGGAGTCATATTCGCGTACGGAGGTGACCATGACGATATAACATTTCAGGGAGGATGGCATAAGCCTGCATCAGGTAACAGGTTCGCGGTATTTTATACGACCGATGACAGGCAGGTGCTCTATTGCCTTGAGCCCGGTAACCACAGGGATGACGATTCGACTGCCTCAAGACAGGATCCCGACTATATCAGGAATAATCTGAGCAACAGATGCTTGAGCGGTGCGGAGATCGAGAACTTCATTAGCCTTATCATGACATACGGCTATAACGGCTCGGTCGACGGCGGACAGGAAGTCATCGATATGGGTGTGTTTAACGAGCCCATAACATCCGCAGGAGGTACCATGACCGTTCAGCTCTACGAAGCATGTCAGATCCTTATATGGGAGACGATGGTAGGCGAGCGAAACTCGAGATTTGAGTACGTAGCACCCGATGAAGGATATTCACCCGTAAGATCGATCCATACGACTTCAGGTGATTCGGGAGATGCTTTCGACGAGTATTACGACCACATCGTATCTTACGTTAAGACTCATTACGATACACCGTCATTTACGGTGAGATCCTTGAGCTCCGCTTACAGTATGGAGGCAGTTAAGCCCGGTGATGACGATGTCATAAGGTTCACGGACGAGAGCGACGGAACATATATGAGCAACTGGGACTTCGATGTCATCGACAGGGACGGTAATGTGATCTCGGGAGCCGATGTCAGCAAGGACGGTGAGGATATCGAAGTAACTATCCCCGAGGACGTAAGCGAAGCATATCTTCGCGCGACTTATAACGTAACTTCAAGAGGTGCGGTAGCGTGGTCTTCGGACGGATACTGGGCAGTCGGAAGCGATACGCAGGATCTTGCTCAATATAACAGCGTAAGCCCTAAAGTGTGCTATGCCAAGCTCGGACGTGATACGGGAAGCATCACGGTCCATAAGTCTTCTGATTACGGCGTGATAGAAGGAGTTGAGTTCGATGTCTACAGGACTTCGGGCGGCACACGTAACCTTATCACGACCATGACTACTGACAGTAATGGAACGGCTTCTGTTGACGGGCTGCTTCTCGGCACATACGAAGTAGAGGAGCACGTGCCTGATCTTACAAGTTGTAACTGGGACGACACGCCTGTAGTTACTTTGAGCGCTTCGAGCCTTGATGCGGATCTTTATGTAACTAATACGGTCGATACCGTGATAAGACTTCATAAGACTGATGCCGTAACGGGTGAAGATATCGGATATACAACTTTCGCCATCTGTAAGGACAGTGATGAGGACGGCTATATCTCAAATAGCGAAAGAGAAGCGCAGGTCGAGGTCAGGGACGATGACGGCGACTCCTATATCGAATTTACGGGATTGGGCATCGGACGATATGTGATCACCGAGACGGAAGCTTACGGCAACTACGAGATCAACGAAGAAGAGATCGTCGTAAATATCGAGGAGCCGGTTATCTACGATGTTACATGTGAAGATGATGCTTTCGGAAGCATTACGGTTACAAAGACGGACAGTGAGGATCAGGACAGGACGCTTTCGGGCGCGGTATTCGCAGTTTACTGTGATAACGACAGCGACGGTCTTTACGACGGCAGTGTCGATACGATTTACGGCGTCATGAGCGAGACGGACGATGCGGGTGTATATACGATCACGGATCTTCCGAGGCAGGACTATCTGGTAAGAGAAGTTTCTTCTCCCGACGGCTATGAGCTCGATACGACATATTATCCCGTAACTGTATCGATCAACGACCTTCACATGACATGTTCCAATAATTCATACGGTACATTCTCGAACAGGAACGGTATCGCGGGAACTAACTTTATAGATGCGGCAACAGGTGACGATGAGACACCGAGCCTCGGAGAAGAGATATATCTTACGGATAATGTGAGCTATCAGGGACTGATCGCAGGCGAAGAGTATTCGCTTCATATGGAACTCATGGATAAGACTACGGGTGAAGCTCTGACAGATGAGAACGGCGATGCCATTACTTCCGATATCGTATTCATTCCTGAAGACAGCGAAGGTGTTACTCAGATTACTGTTTCCGTAGATTCCTACATGCTCGCGGGCAAGGTGACGGTCGCTTATGAGACCATGTATAGAGACGGCAAGATCGTAGGTGTTCACGCCGATATAAATGACGAGGATCAGACCTTGAGATTCCCAGCTATCGGTACGCAGGCAACAGGCGGCAACGGATCGGACAAGACGATCACTTCCGTAGAGGAGACTGTCATTGTAGATCATGTGGCATATCAGAACCTGATCCCCGGCAGGGATTATCGTGTAACGGGAACTTTAATGGTACAGAGCACGGGCGAAGAACTTCAGATCGGCGGCGAAAGCGTTGTCGCCTCTACGGACTTTACTGCAGAGGAAGGAGCAGGCGAGGCGGACGTCAGATTCGTATTCGATGCTCAGGAGCTCGAAGGCGACGTTGTAGTATTTGAAGAAGTCTATGATATGAAGACCGGTGTAAAGATCACGGAGCATAAGGATATCAACTACAAGGGCCAGACGGTCACTTTGATAAAGAAGAACGTTCCTCATATCCCGAGCATCCCTTCCATTCCGGGTGTACCGAGTGTTCCCGAGATAACGGAGACACTTACGAGTACACTTCCTGTTCCTGAGACCGGTGAAGGCATGTCTTTCGTAAGAAATATCGGTATCACCATCCTTGCGACAGGTGCGATAGTCTTCATATCTTTGGGACTTGAAGGCATAAAGGAAAAGAAGAAAAGGTAA
- a CDS encoding polyphosphate kinase, with product MAQGDKKAVKKTAASAKSKQKAKAPAKKTAAKSASKKPSKEKRSSKIKPIDIASAKFFNRELSWLEFNDRVLHEARDTKNPLLERLNFLAITASNLDEFYIVRVASLRDMASVDYTQKDIAGMTIEEQLIRIDEKTRESMALMYSTFNRSLVPALKQEKINICDYSDLPKALKDDCDDYFETVLYPILTPMAVDASRPFPLIYNRMLNMCVMLEGAGNLSSAKDKDSEEDANEVSYATLQIPNVVPRLYKTTSGDEVFFVPIEQIIKANLNMLFLNKKVLASGCYRVMRNADLDIDEDEAEDLLKEIEEQVRKRRFGSIIRLEVEEDTDPELLEFIVTELRIREEDIFSVSGPIDLTFLSKINSALGKESYKELRYPDHVPAAPSMFGESLDNIFDQIREKDRIVHHPYESFDPVLEFVRQAAVDPNVLAIKQTLYRVSARSPIIASLLEAARNGKQVMVLVELKARFDEENNINWAKTLENAGCHVIYGLVGLKTHSKITLVVRREEDGIRRYLHLGTGNYNDITAKIYTDLGFFTASESFGEDASEFFNMLSGYSIPQTWRRLIPAPIWLKDYFVKKIRREADNAKAGKPARIVAKINSLVDGTVIEELYKASCAGVHIDLIVRGICCLRAGVPGMSENITVRSITGRFLEHSRIFYFYNEGHEDIYLASADWMPRNLDRRVELMFPIEDKDCRARVIEVLEVELNDTIRAHYLSEDGTYHKLDLRGKVKLDSQERLIELADEAVAYRYEANNVTAFEPATSADE from the coding sequence ATGGCACAAGGCGATAAGAAAGCCGTGAAGAAGACTGCGGCATCAGCAAAGTCAAAGCAGAAGGCTAAGGCACCTGCAAAGAAGACGGCAGCAAAGAGCGCTTCGAAGAAGCCTTCAAAGGAAAAAAGATCTTCTAAGATAAAGCCGATAGATATAGCGTCTGCCAAGTTCTTTAACAGAGAGCTCAGCTGGCTCGAGTTTAACGACCGTGTCCTTCACGAGGCAAGGGATACAAAGAATCCTCTGCTCGAAAGGCTCAACTTCCTTGCGATCACAGCATCTAATCTCGACGAGTTCTATATCGTACGAGTAGCTTCACTTCGCGATATGGCAAGTGTCGACTATACCCAGAAGGATATCGCCGGCATGACGATCGAGGAGCAGCTCATAAGGATCGATGAGAAGACCAGAGAGTCGATGGCTCTCATGTATTCGACATTCAACAGATCATTGGTCCCTGCGCTCAAGCAGGAAAAGATCAATATCTGTGACTATTCCGACCTTCCGAAAGCCTTAAAGGATGACTGCGACGATTATTTCGAGACGGTACTTTATCCGATCCTGACACCAATGGCGGTAGATGCATCAAGACCTTTCCCTCTTATCTATAACAGGATGCTCAATATGTGCGTCATGCTCGAGGGTGCAGGCAATCTCTCGTCCGCCAAGGATAAGGACAGCGAAGAAGATGCAAATGAAGTAAGCTATGCGACTTTGCAGATCCCGAATGTCGTTCCGAGGCTTTATAAGACCACGAGTGGTGATGAAGTGTTCTTCGTTCCCATTGAGCAGATAATAAAGGCAAATCTCAATATGCTCTTCCTGAACAAGAAAGTATTGGCATCGGGCTGCTACAGAGTAATGCGTAATGCCGATCTTGATATCGACGAAGATGAGGCTGAGGATCTTCTCAAGGAGATCGAGGAGCAGGTTCGAAAGAGAAGGTTCGGATCGATAATCAGGCTTGAAGTCGAAGAGGATACAGATCCCGAGCTTTTGGAGTTCATCGTGACAGAGCTTCGTATCAGGGAAGAGGATATCTTCAGCGTATCGGGTCCCATCGACCTGACGTTCCTTTCGAAGATCAATTCTGCTCTCGGAAAGGAATCCTATAAGGAGCTTCGTTATCCCGATCATGTACCCGCCGCGCCTTCGATGTTCGGCGAGAGTCTCGATAACATCTTCGATCAGATAAGAGAGAAGGACAGGATCGTCCACCATCCTTATGAGAGCTTCGATCCCGTATTGGAGTTCGTAAGGCAGGCGGCAGTCGATCCCAATGTACTTGCGATCAAGCAGACTCTCTACCGCGTATCCGCGAGATCTCCGATCATCGCATCTCTTCTCGAAGCGGCAAGAAACGGTAAGCAGGTCATGGTCTTGGTTGAGCTCAAGGCGAGATTCGACGAGGAGAATAATATCAACTGGGCAAAGACGCTTGAGAATGCCGGATGCCACGTTATCTACGGCCTCGTAGGTCTTAAGACGCACAGTAAGATCACTCTCGTAGTAAGAAGAGAGGAAGACGGTATCAGAAGGTATCTGCATTTGGGTACCGGTAACTATAACGACATCACAGCGAAGATATATACGGACCTCGGATTCTTTACTGCGTCCGAGAGCTTTGGCGAAGATGCTTCCGAGTTCTTTAATATGCTGTCCGGATATTCCATCCCTCAGACATGGAGAAGGCTCATCCCGGCACCTATCTGGCTCAAGGATTATTTCGTTAAGAAGATCAGAAGGGAAGCCGATAATGCCAAGGCAGGTAAGCCCGCAAGGATCGTAGCCAAGATCAATTCACTGGTTGACGGTACCGTTATAGAGGAACTCTATAAGGCGTCCTGCGCAGGCGTTCATATCGACCTCATCGTAAGAGGTATCTGCTGCCTTAGGGCAGGCGTCCCGGGCATGAGCGAGAATATCACAGTAAGATCGATAACGGGAAGATTCCTCGAACATTCAAGGATATTCTATTTCTATAACGAAGGTCACGAGGACATATACCTCGCATCCGCGGACTGGATGCCCCGAAACCTCGACAGGCGAGTAGAGCTCATGTTCCCGATCGAGGATAAGGACTGCCGCGCGAGAGTCATCGAAGTGCTCGAGGTCGAGCTCAACGATACGATCAGGGCACACTACTTGAGCGAAGACGGAACCTACCATAAACTCGATCTTCGTGGTAAAGTAAAACTCGACAGTCAGGAGAGGCTCATCGAGCTTGCCGATGAGGCGGTCGCTTACAGATATGAAGCGAATAATGTCACGGCATTCGAGCCTGCCACTTCTGCAGACGAATGA
- a CDS encoding NAD+ diphosphatase: MIQDIFPHRLLNSYVPDKNHTDDSLAVVFEDGKLLIKGTKEEDGSSRKLFPRFSDLPAQNKILKTTYLFTVDNDDLFLIDNTDKTFIKPEGYIYSGIRDIRYTEDVSHKGKFEAFTAKQLFSWYQNNRFCGRCGSLTGKSQTERALVCPECGNTIYPRVVPAVIVAVLDKANDKILVTKYNGRVTSYYALVAGFTEIGETLEQTVEREVMEEVGLKVKNITYYKSQPWGVADDILAGFYCEVDGSIDIHRDEEELSVAEWKTREEVELQPDDLSLTNEMMKKFKEGKV; encoded by the coding sequence ATGATACAGGATATTTTCCCTCACAGACTCCTTAACAGCTACGTTCCCGACAAGAATCATACGGATGATTCATTGGCTGTCGTATTTGAAGACGGCAAGCTCCTTATAAAGGGCACGAAGGAAGAGGACGGCTCGAGCAGGAAACTGTTCCCGAGATTCAGCGACCTCCCCGCACAGAATAAGATATTAAAGACGACATATCTCTTTACCGTGGATAATGACGATCTTTTCCTGATCGATAACACGGATAAGACATTCATAAAGCCTGAGGGCTATATCTATTCGGGTATCAGGGACATCAGATATACCGAGGATGTGAGCCATAAGGGTAAGTTCGAGGCTTTCACGGCAAAGCAGCTCTTCTCCTGGTACCAGAATAACAGGTTCTGCGGCAGATGCGGAAGCCTTACGGGAAAAAGTCAGACGGAAAGAGCACTGGTATGCCCCGAGTGCGGTAATACTATCTATCCGAGAGTCGTACCTGCAGTTATCGTAGCAGTTCTGGATAAGGCAAATGATAAGATCCTGGTAACTAAGTATAACGGCCGCGTCACGAGCTACTATGCTCTTGTCGCGGGCTTTACCGAGATCGGTGAGACATTGGAGCAGACAGTCGAGCGTGAGGTCATGGAGGAAGTAGGCCTCAAAGTCAAGAATATCACTTACTATAAGTCACAGCCCTGGGGTGTTGCGGATGATATCCTTGCGGGATTCTACTGCGAGGTCGACGGTTCCATCGATATTCACAGGGACGAAGAGGAACTGTCTGTTGCCGAGTGGAAGACAAGGGAAGAAGTCGAGCTCCAGCCTGATGACCTGAGCCTTACGAACGAGATGATGAAGAAGTTCAAAGAGGGTAAGGTCTGA
- a CDS encoding exopolyphosphatase / guanosine-5'-triphosphate,3'-diphosphate pyrophosphatase encodes MAKKLVAVIDVGSLTARLKIFEIGSKGKPKEIEAVRKVTSLGTKSYRKGVIEPEQMDELCDCLYDFEIKCREYQVSRIFCVATSAFRDAGNKDVVIEQIRIRTGFKIEILDNSMERFYQNLAVRETMPDFNSLVEAGTMILDIGSSSLQATVYDKSDFIFSQNMVLGSLRIYEMLSDLQNRTTHYEDVLEEFIAQDLEDYHAVEPKGIIYKSMIVFGGELGYFKYLMGKDPNKICVIGKDEFLSVYEYLLKTRPSDLSLNDKIPSNIAPLLLPAALIIKNMLEYTGVDKIYLPHASMSDGIIYSYCSRTCGYKLTFNPEEDLVRAARNVAKRYKTDKKHIDFVEKAALEIFDTSKKLSGLKERDRLLLRLSAILHECGKFVHATDHNEAAYALIRYTDLIGLDSDELDTIALVVRLYPKQNPYENFYYRSLPPNKKVIVSKLTAMLRIADAMDASHRQKAGKISVTLQPDKLHISLDATEDMSFEMWSFEHRGVLFEQIIGVKPELRVRRHL; translated from the coding sequence ATGGCAAAGAAACTTGTGGCGGTCATCGATGTTGGTTCGCTCACCGCTAGACTTAAGATATTTGAGATAGGCTCCAAGGGCAAGCCTAAGGAGATAGAAGCAGTTCGAAAGGTTACTTCACTGGGCACCAAGAGCTATAGAAAAGGTGTCATCGAACCCGAGCAGATGGATGAACTCTGCGACTGCCTTTACGATTTCGAGATAAAGTGCAGAGAATACCAGGTGTCAAGGATATTCTGCGTAGCGACGAGCGCATTCAGAGATGCGGGCAATAAGGATGTCGTCATCGAGCAGATAAGGATCAGAACCGGTTTCAAGATCGAGATCCTCGATAATTCAATGGAGAGGTTCTATCAGAATCTGGCGGTCAGGGAGACGATGCCTGACTTTAATTCTCTCGTAGAAGCCGGCACCATGATCCTCGATATCGGATCGAGTTCACTTCAGGCTACCGTGTACGACAAGAGCGACTTCATATTCAGTCAGAACATGGTCCTGGGATCACTTAGGATCTATGAGATGCTTTCGGACCTTCAGAACAGGACTACTCATTACGAGGATGTGCTCGAGGAATTCATCGCGCAGGACCTCGAGGACTATCACGCAGTCGAGCCTAAGGGCATCATCTATAAGAGTATGATCGTCTTCGGAGGCGAGCTCGGATATTTCAAGTATCTTATGGGCAAGGATCCCAATAAGATCTGCGTTATCGGAAAAGATGAGTTCCTCTCCGTTTACGAATACCTTCTTAAGACAAGACCTTCGGATCTGTCGCTCAACGACAAGATCCCTTCAAATATCGCACCGCTCCTTCTTCCCGCGGCACTGATCATCAAGAATATGCTCGAATATACGGGCGTAGATAAGATCTATCTTCCGCACGCATCGATGTCAGACGGCATCATCTACAGCTACTGCAGCAGGACATGCGGATATAAGCTCACGTTCAATCCCGAAGAGGATCTCGTACGCGCTGCAAGAAATGTTGCCAAGAGATATAAGACGGATAAGAAGCATATTGATTTCGTTGAGAAAGCGGCGCTCGAGATATTCGATACTTCGAAGAAGCTGAGCGGACTTAAGGAGAGGGACAGGCTCCTTTTAAGGCTCTCGGCCATCCTTCACGAATGCGGCAAGTTTGTTCATGCGACGGACCATAACGAAGCCGCTTATGCTCTCATCAGATATACGGATCTTATAGGACTTGATTCGGATGAGCTCGATACGATCGCACTGGTCGTAAGGCTCTATCCCAAGCAGAATCCGTATGAGAATTTCTACTACAGATCATTGCCGCCGAACAAGAAGGTCATAGTATCAAAGCTCACGGCTATGCTCAGGATCGCTGATGCGATGGATGCTTCGCACCGCCAGAAGGCAGGGAAGATATCCGTTACGCTTCAGCCCGATAAGCTCCATATCTCGCTCGATGCGACCGAGGATATGTCTTTCGAGATGTGGTCTTTCGAGCACAGAGGAGTGCTCTTTGAGCAGATCATCGGCGTCAAGCCCGAACTTCGAGTCAGGAGGCATTTATAA